GATTTACAAGAAATCACAGAAAAAAATTTGGATACAATTTTTGGTCTCAAATTTATAAGTTCAGAATTTTCTTTGCAAGGATTTAGAATTGACTCTCTCGCTTTTGACGAAGAGACAAAATCATTTGTTATCATTGAATACAAAAGAGAAAGAAGTTTTAGCGTCATCGATCAAGGATATGCTTATCTTGCTTTAATGTTAAATAACAAAGCAGATTTTATTTTAGAATATAACGAGAAGAAAAAAGAGAATTTAAAAAGAGAAGATGTTGATTGGTCGCAATCCAGAGTTTTATTTTTAGCTAATTCTTTTACCACTTATCAGCAAAACGCAATTAATTTTAAAGATTTGCCAATTGAGCTTTGGGAAGTTGAAAAATACGACAATCAAACAATACTTTATAATCAATTAAAATCGACAGACATTAAAGAATCTATAAAGACAATTTCTAAAAGTAAAACGATAGAAAATGTCAGTCGTGAAGTTAAAAAATATTCAATAGAAGATCATTTCAGAGCTGGATGGGAAAATTCCAGAGATCTTTTTGAAGAAATAAGAAACAAAATTTTAGACATAGATACAAGAATAGAAGAAAAAGTAAATAAATTTTATATCGGATATAAAATTGGAGCTTATAATTTATGTGCGATTCATGCTCATAAATCAAAATTAAGATTGGATTTAGTTCGTGTAGATAAAAACGATCTAAAAGATCCTGAAAATAAAGTGATAAAAAATCCTTGGCAAGAAAGAGGATGGGGACGGCAATGCAGTTATGTAATTATTAAAATAGATGATATAGATTACGCTTTGTTTTTAATAAAGCAGGTTTATGAAAAATTTTATAAATAATCCATGAACTACATTGGCTCAAAATTAAGTCTTTTAGAATTTTTAGAGGAATCAATAAATAAAGTAGTTGATCCCGCAAAAAACGGGACAGGTAAAAACTGCAATACTTTTTGTGATTTATTCGCGGGGACCGGAATTGTCGGGAGCTATTTTAAGAAAAAGGGTTATAAGGTTATAGCGAATGATATTCAATATTACAGCTATGTTTTAAATAGACACTATATCGGCAATCATAAAGAATTAACATTTTCTAAACTATCAAAGAAAATTTCCGAATTGAAAAAAATAAATGTAAAAAATCGGAAAAATTTCGTTTGCGATTATTTATCAAACTTAAAAGGCAAGAAAGGATTTGTTTATAAAAATTATTGTCTGGGCGGAACTAAAAATAAAAAAGAACCACGACAATATTTTTCCGATGAAAACGGAATGCGTTGTGACGCAATTCGCCAAAAAATTGAAGATTGGAAAAAGGAAAATTTAATCTCCGATGACGAATATTATTTTTTGATTGCCACTTTAATTGAAGCTATTGATAAATACGCAAATACCGCTTCCGTCTATGGCGCTTTTTTGAAAAAGTTAAAAAAGACCGCTCAAAACAGTTTAAGATTAAAACCTGCTGAATTGATAATAAATAACCAAGACCATGAAGTTTTTAATGACGACATAAGCGAAGTTGTTGAAAAAGTTAATGGCGATATTTTATATTTGGATCCACCATATAACCATCGGCAATACGCGACAAATTATCACCTACTTGAAACTATTGCTAGGTATGATAATCCGAAAATTCATGGAAAAACCGGGTTACGTGATTACCAAAACCAAAAATCTCTCTATTGTTCAAGAACACAAGTTAAAAACGCTTTTAAAGATTTAATATTAAAAGCAAAAGCAAAATATATCTTTTTAAGTTATAACAACGAGGGACTTATGACTTTGGACGACATTAAAGAAATAATGAGCTTGCGGGGCAAATACGGATATTTTACGAAAAAATACAATCGTTTCAAGGCAGATAGATCAGAAAACAGGAATTATAAAGCAGAAAAGACAGTTGAATATTTGCATTATGTGACTTGTAAATAAATTTATGAGTGTTAACAAATCAATTATCGGTGCTGACGAAATTCGTAGCATTTTTAAGGAATACTGCGAAGAAGAAAACATAAAATTTAGCGAGAGTAAATTTGAGAAATTTTTGGAATTTTTAGAGGTTGATTTTTATGATTGGATAAAAGAAAATTTAAAACAGTTTGATTTGCAGGGGTAATGTGTTAAATACGGGAGTTTGGCATAATAGCCCGTCCGCAAAAAATCGGGTTTTGTTATTCAGCGGGATCAACTCCGCCGAAAGCAGATGGGTAAAATTATGAAAAGTAGAACAAAAACAAAAACAAAAATAAAAGCCAAAACAAAAAAGAAGAAGAAAGCGGCAAGAAGCAAGAAGAAAGCGGCGAAGAAGGTAAAAAGGGTGAGAAGGATTCCTTTTTCCAGGGCGGTTATTATGAGCGTGTTAGCTTTCGTGATGGCGTTGGGAGGTTATGGCGGGTATAGAGTCGTAAACGAACATAGCCGATACGGCGCTGATTTTGAAAAGCGGTTGCATAACGCGGTTGAGGTGGTGGACGGGGACACGATTGTGATTGAGAATGGCGTTCGCGTGCGTTTGCTGGGAATAAACGCGCCGGAGAAAGCGGAGTGTTACGGAGAAGAGGCCAAGAAGGAGCTGAACAAGTTAATTGCCGGCAAGAAAATAATTTTGGAAAAAGACCAAACAGCCGCTGATAATTTTGGCCGCCTGTTGCGTTATGTTTTTGTTTACAATGAAGCGCCGGATAGAGATAACATATTTGTGAATGAAAAATTGCTTCGCGGAGGGTTCGTTATGAGCATGTATGTAAAGCCCAATAAAAGGTATTTGGCGTTGTTGCAGGCGGCGGAAAGAGAGGCGCAAAAAGAGAAAGCGGGGCTTTGGGGGAAATGCGATTATGAGAGCGCGCAGGCTGGCAGGGAAAGCGAACGAGAACAAGCCAGCGAACCGTTTGACGAAAAATGCGTGATAAAAGGGAATATTAATAAGCGTTATGAAAAGGACTATTTTTTGCCGGGATGCCCGAATTACAAACGGGTAATAATAGATCCGCGCAAAGGCGAGCGATGGTTTTGCACGGAAAAAGAAGCTAAGGAAGCCGGTTGGCAAATGAGCGCCGCCTGCGGAAATATACACCAGTTTGAGAATTGAGGATTAAGCGCGGCAAATTCAGTTCTTGTCTAACGCGCTTTAAGTGAAAACCATTTATGGAAAATAAATTTAGTTCTTTAGCTTGATACATTTCTTAAAGCTATTCTTCGCTTTTAATAGGATAGTTAGCTCTTTTCTTAATCTTTGTTAAATTGTTTGCGCGTAGACACTTGTGGTTGGTAGTTAGGCGACATATTTTTGAAAAAATTTGAATTTAAAGATTGTTGCTGTTGGGCTTTAAAGAATAAGGTATTTTTGATTTTTTTAAAATTTAAAAGAGGGGAAATAGGGATATTTTTTACTCCATACTTCCGCAAAAAATGATTATTATATTTAGAGAAATAATACAAATACTTGATCTTTCAGATTATAGTAAAAAAGTTAAAATAATTGTATAATAAAAGTAGTAAATTTATATGTTTACTTTCATAAACTATAAATTATGAGTGAAGAATTATTACAAAGAGATCTTATTAAAAATTCCGAGAAAATCGGAAAATGGGATTTTTATAATATTGGTGCTACGACACTAAGAGCGCTAAAAAGACATAAAAAAATTCGTGATATAGATTATGGAATTTTAGAAAGGAAAAAACCTGATGCTTTAATTATTCAACAAAAGCAAGTTATTGCTGTAATAGAATATAAAACTCCAAAAGAATTTAAAACCGAAGTACAAAAAAAGAAAGCCATAAAACAAGAAATTGAAGTTGCTCAAAAACTGGGAGCAAAGATTTTTATTGCCACAGACACAGAAGAAACTGTTTGGGTTAATGCTTTAACTGAAAATAGAATTGGAGATGAAAACGGAAAAAAAATAAAGACTTTATTTAATCCAAAAGATGAAAAGATCGCTGAACTTATCAAAAAAATTTGTGATTCTATTAACGAGCAAAATGATAATATAAAACCAAAAAAACTGGTAAATCCAACCGATCTTGCGAAAAGCATCTGGCAAGATTTATTTGTAGCAACAGGAGCGACACCAGAAAATTGTTTATATAGTTTTGTTGAAATTTTTATTTTTAAGTATTTGAGTGATTTGAAAGTTTTGCGAGAACCAGAAAATTTTGATTATTTAATAAATTTATATAAGAAAAGAAATGAAGATTATGTTTTAGAGTATTATGCAAAAAATATAAGACCCGAAATAAAGGAATTGTTTCCATCAGGCAAGAAAGACAATACAACTATTATAAATGGTGTTATTTTTGTAGATATTTACCAAAAAGCAAACAAAAGTCACAGCAGTGTATTTAGAACTGTTTTAGAAAGATTTGATAAATATCCAAAACTTGAAAATATTCATCGTGATTTTAAAAGTCAGCTTTTTGAAAGTTTTTTGAAAGAAAGTATTAGTAAAAAAAATTGGGGACAGTTTTTTACTCCAATTAAAGTGGTTCGTTCTATTGTTGAAATGGCAAAGAATGAAATTAAAGACGGGGTAAAAATTTGCGATCCCGCTTGCGGAGTTGGTAAATTCCTTTTAGAGCCGATAGCAACAAAGCTTGATGAATTTTATAAAATTAGTAGAAGTGGCATTACTCCGAGAATTACAATTCACGGATTTGATAAGGGTTTTGATAAGGACGAACAAAAAACAATTATTTTGGCAAAAGCCAATATGTTGATTTATTTTTCTGATTTAATCAAAGATAATCCCGGGCAAACTCAAGATTTTGCGAAACTTTTTAATGATAGCTTTACTTTAAAAACAAATTCTATTTTAGGAACTTTATCGGAACCCGTAGAAGATGAGTATGATTTAATTTTGACTAATCCTCCGTATGTAACAAGCGGTAGCGGAAACTTGAAAGATGAAATTAAAAAAGACGGAGACTTGATCAACTATTATAAAATAAACGCTATGGGTGTTGAAGGTCTTTTTATGGAATGGATTATCAGAGCGTTAAAACCAGGAGGAAAAGCTTTTATTGTTGTTCCTGACGGAATTTTGAATCGTCAAAATGATAAAAATTTAAGAAAATTTATTTTGGATGAGTGCTATATTGACGGACTTATTTCACTTCCATTAAATACTTTTTTCACAACCAATAAAAAAACTTATATTTTGGCAATTACCAAAAAGATCAACAAAAAAGATATTCAGAAAAATCCGGTATTCACATATCTAGTAAGTGAAATTGGAGAATCAAGAGATATTTATCGTTTTGATATTGACCAAAACGATTTACAAGAAGCAGTGACTTCATATTCATTTTTTAAAGGAAATAAAAAAGGGTTTGAGAAAATAAACTCTGACAAAAGATGTAAATTACAACCATTTAGTAAATTTTTAGATAATATTGAAAAAACTTGGATTATAGATAAATGGTGGACAGAAAAAGAAAAGATTGAATTAGGGATAGTTGAGAAAAAAGATAAAGTAACTCTTTTAGAATTTGCTTCAATAATTGAAGATGTTGGAAATTCTATTAAAGAATTTCAAAACGAAGTAAAAGAAATTTCCGAAAAAAAAAAGACTAAAATAAACTATAAATCTTACTCTGTCAGTAAATTATTTGATACAGAAAGGGGTTTGTCAAAATACACAAAAAAATATGGTAATATTCATAAAGGAAAATTTCCTGTTTTTTCTGCTTCAAACAATGCTCCTCTTACACATATAGATACTTTTGACTTTGACGGAGAATATCTTACTTGGGCTACAAATGGTTTTGCTGGTTATATTAAAATAACTTCTGGCAAATTTTCAATAAATGCAGATAGGGGATTGCTAAAACCAAAACAGGAAAATCTAAATTCAAAATATGTTAAGTATAAATTAGAACCAATT
Above is a window of Candidatus Zixiibacteriota bacterium DNA encoding:
- a CDS encoding DNA adenine methylase, translated to MNYIGSKLSLLEFLEESINKVVDPAKNGTGKNCNTFCDLFAGTGIVGSYFKKKGYKVIANDIQYYSYVLNRHYIGNHKELTFSKLSKKISELKKINVKNRKNFVCDYLSNLKGKKGFVYKNYCLGGTKNKKEPRQYFSDENGMRCDAIRQKIEDWKKENLISDDEYYFLIATLIEAIDKYANTASVYGAFLKKLKKTAQNSLRLKPAELIINNQDHEVFNDDISEVVEKVNGDILYLDPPYNHRQYATNYHLLETIARYDNPKIHGKTGLRDYQNQKSLYCSRTQVKNAFKDLILKAKAKYIFLSYNNEGLMTLDDIKEIMSLRGKYGYFTKKYNRFKADRSENRNYKAEKTVEYLHYVTCK
- a CDS encoding thermonuclease family protein — encoded protein: MKSRTKTKTKIKAKTKKKKKAARSKKKAAKKVKRVRRIPFSRAVIMSVLAFVMALGGYGGYRVVNEHSRYGADFEKRLHNAVEVVDGDTIVIENGVRVRLLGINAPEKAECYGEEAKKELNKLIAGKKIILEKDQTAADNFGRLLRYVFVYNEAPDRDNIFVNEKLLRGGFVMSMYVKPNKRYLALLQAAEREAQKEKAGLWGKCDYESAQAGRESEREQASEPFDEKCVIKGNINKRYEKDYFLPGCPNYKRVIIDPRKGERWFCTEKEAKEAGWQMSAACGNIHQFEN